Part of the Streptomyces diastaticus subsp. diastaticus genome, ACAACGAACGGTCCATCGTCCTGCTGAATCTGCCGTCGAGCGACGTCGTACTGCTCTCCGGTTCGGCCGTCGAGGTCCGCGAGGTGTGCACCTCGCTCGTCCTGGAGGTGGCCATGAGCCCTTGGGCGGAGCAGGCGGAGGTTCTCGCCGTCGGCTTCGGGCGGGAGCTGCCGCGCCTGATGCCCACCGCCCGGCTGCGGCACGTCCCGGACGCCGCCGCAGCCGCCCGCGACCTGGGCGAGTGGCTGCTGGAGCGGCATCAGAGCCCCGGGGCCGAGCACGAGTCGTGGCTGCTGGTGTGCGCGGATTCCGTGACAAGCGACGAGGCTTGGCAGCTCGCCGAGGCCCTGGCAGCCGCCCCGGAAGGCAAGGTCGCGATGGTCCTGCCCGCGAGCTGTGCCCCGGTCTTCCCCCGTGGCCAGGTCTGGGATGCCGCCCCGGACGTCGAGCAGATGATCGAGGATGTCGAGAAGGACCTCGTTCTCCAGCGCATGTCGTCCCCGGACTACCAGGAACTGCTGAGCGCCTTGTCGACCACGACGGAGCCGGCCGAACCGGCGGAAGCTCCCTGGGACCAGGTTCTCGACGAACCGTCCGAGGACGAGGTGCCGGAGGGGCCCGAGAACGTCGTCGGCGACGGCGGGACCGAGTCGGACGGTCGCCCGTTTCCCGCCCTGGTGAAGGCGGCCGCAGACCCCGCATCCGATGAGGAGACGACTCGGCCGGCGCCGAAGGCCGAACTTCCGCCGGCCTCCCCCGAGAATGCCGAGGTCGAGGTGGAGCCGGCTTCGGATGCCTCCGACGCCGAGCCGGCTTCCGCCGCGCGGGCCGCCGAGAAGGTCGACGCCCCGGCCGAGCCCCAGCTGCGGGTAATGGGGACGGTCGAGCTGACCGGTCTGGAGACCACAAGCAGGGCGCCGAAGCTGGCCGCCCTGGCCGCCCTGCTGTACTTCAGGCCCGGCAGGGACCCGGAGACCCTGTGCGAGGCCATGGGCCCGAACGAGCCCTGGTCCCCCGCCACCCTCAACCAGCGGGTCCGTGAGCTAAGGAACCGGCTCGGCAGCGACCCCAACGGCGACCCCTACGTCCTGCGTCGTTCCGGGAAGGACTCCCCGTACGCCCTGTCGCAGGCGCTGACCTGCGACTGGGGATGGTTCGAGGAACGAGCCGCCGCCGGCCTCGCCGTTGACGGCTCCGAAGGGCTCCCGGAGCTGGAGAGCGCGCTCTCACTCGTACGCGGGCGCCCTCTGGCGGGCCGGGACTTCGGTTGGGCACTCCCCCAGCAGCAGCGGATGATCTCCCGGATCATCGACATCGCGCACTGCGTCGCCGTGCTGCGAACCGTCCCGGGCCAGCACCAGGACCTCGACGCGGCTCGACACGCGATCATGATCGGCCTGGAGGTCGAGAGCACCGCCGAACTGCTGTACCGGGACTGGATGCGTACCGAGCACGAGGCCGGCAACCGGCACGGCCTTCGCACCGCGATCACGCGGGCCCAGCAGGCTGCGCGGCGGCTGGACTGCGCGCTGGAGCCCGAGACGGAGGAGTTGATCGCCTCGCTCACTCAGGACTCAGCGAAGCCGGGGGATAGCGCTCGGACTTCGGGCCGGGCGTTCGTGTAGCTGGGCTCTTGCCTGGTGGTGCCGAAGCCCGTCATCGGCACCACCAGGCGTGCGAGATTCCCCCGCGCCTTCTACGCGTACACCAGCTCTTGGCTCCCGTTCTCAGACGGTCACCAGGGGTAGTTCGGCCGTCGTCATCGTGGGTCCTGACACGTCGGCGTGGACACGATCCGTTGGGCGCAAGCGAGGATCGCTTCGACCGCTGCTTCCTCGGATTGCGGGCGCTGCTGGCGCCACGCTGAGGTCGTCTTCTGGACTGCCCGCGCGACGTCTTCCGCCTGGGCGCGCAGGTCCTCGTCGATGTCGAGATAGCCGTCAGGTCCGTCGGGGCCCGTGATGACGACAGGGCCGACGATCGGGTAGAGGGGGATGCCGCGCCAGGCACTGGCGAGCGCCCAGACAACCAGGTTCGCCGGCAGGCCCTCCGAGCGGCCGTTGCCGGCGATGTGAAGAACTGCCCTGCGGTGGTAGATCCCTTGATCCAGCGTGCCGCCAATCTTCTCCCGGAGCATCCGAACCTGGTCGTCCGCCTTGTCGGGGAGCTGCAGACCGGCGGTCCGCTGGTTGGGGTTGATGAGCAGGGCGGTCGTCGCCATCGCCGTTTCCTCGCTGTCGGTCGGCTTTCAGCCCTGAAGTTGGGCGCGCTGCCTATTCTGCCTGCGTTATCC contains:
- a CDS encoding LysM peptidoglycan-binding domain-containing protein, with product MGAGRAGSVLARAVGSVLGIALLGAGAPYLLWQATAAVGPDGLDAMAHLLSRQDTADAVLLVILAVGWLAWITFAVALLVEVPAQVRGRRAVRLPGLRLSQRAAGVLVTGVLAVLSSTAVASAAPSPGPAATAEAEPGQSHVASGSPATAERGHEAEGTEQADEAPRARPTYTVRDTRPAQSLWSIAEELYGDGDQFTRIADLNEGRVMVDGSRFVSAGDIRPGWELLLPEDEGGEERRSHADAPRAVTVAPGDTLSKIAEDELGDPDRYPEIFDLNRGARSPQGQRLTDADQIVPGQRLVLPPDEEQPGRQNPPAPPKESTPQPPAEQDERKPDEAKPAPSRTELASPAPSTTAPESPQPSTGTAAQPEEASAATPAAVRTTAGVTALTAAVVVAGLAVRRRLQQRRRKPGESIAMAPEASTTEQRLVEDAEPAAVTALDTALRSMARAAGEAGIDAPPLKAAMVTRRTIRVLPADPGEPVAPFTAEPEGAWWSLAPDAELLTAEDAATTPCPYPGLVTLGADNERSIVLLNLPSSDVVLLSGSAVEVREVCTSLVLEVAMSPWAEQAEVLAVGFGRELPRLMPTARLRHVPDAAAAARDLGEWLLERHQSPGAEHESWLLVCADSVTSDEAWQLAEALAAAPEGKVAMVLPASCAPVFPRGQVWDAAPDVEQMIEDVEKDLVLQRMSSPDYQELLSALSTTTEPAEPAEAPWDQVLDEPSEDEVPEGPENVVGDGGTESDGRPFPALVKAAADPASDEETTRPAPKAELPPASPENAEVEVEPASDASDAEPASAARAAEKVDAPAEPQLRVMGTVELTGLETTSRAPKLAALAALLYFRPGRDPETLCEAMGPNEPWSPATLNQRVRELRNRLGSDPNGDPYVLRRSGKDSPYALSQALTCDWGWFEERAAAGLAVDGSEGLPELESALSLVRGRPLAGRDFGWALPQQQRMISRIIDIAHCVAVLRTVPGQHQDLDAARHAIMIGLEVESTAELLYRDWMRTEHEAGNRHGLRTAITRAQQAARRLDCALEPETEELIASLTQDSAKPGDSARTSGRAFV